In the genome of Rhopalosiphum padi isolate XX-2018 chromosome 1, ASM2088224v1, whole genome shotgun sequence, the window ATCACTACTACACTCAAGAGATTATTCCACCCtttgatagtattattttagtacctaattatttttttacaacgtcaaatatgatatattatgtatttatttctattatgaCAACGTATAGTAGTTACATAAATTTCTAAACGACGTATAGTAGACAACAgttacactctgtataatattattagctttatagttttgaattatacatttatccaTTAGAATAAGCAACTACCTACATGTGGCATAATGACTTTAATGAAATGGTGAAAATATTGATGTGCTGtacgaaattataatttattatggtcaGTAGGTTGTTGTATTATTAGCATACATCaagttatatatatgtaaagatTGCTCATAATTCTAGttcttaataattgttaatagtaAAACTTACTTTGATACGAACTGAGAATTTAtgattagatattaataattattgcaatgGAAGGCggtgatatttttatacaagatTTTATAAACGATCTTCAAGAATTTCCTGAGAGCCAAATTCAAAAATGCTTTCGTGGTTCTGGTATTCTGATTACTGGTGGAACGGGTTTTGTCGGGAAAGTCTTAATTGAAAAACTTTTAAGGTACGtaagtaaaatatgtttaaaatatattattgttaacataATAGTAGTATTGAGTTTATTCTTTAGGTCATGCCgtgatttaaatacaatttatttggtTGTGAGGCAGTTGAATGGTCAAAATCCGAATGAAAGGGTCAAAGAAATGTTTACTAGTccggtaattaattaattataattttcttcttAGTGGATGAGTatgtgatttaaataaaaactagtttttaaaactaattaacgaTAAGTAGATATCtaatatctacttatattattgaatgtaaatttatttcattcatatattttaatattaatatattatttcaacaaattGTAGAACCTAAGAAACAGGTTgctttttcaattttatcacTATTgctataatgttaattaatgttatatgtatatgataataatgaaacatgtatactcttaaaaatatattatttattaggtttataaaatacaatatatactttgattaaaaaatatcaataatatttttaataagtatacaagAATATTTAACAGTATATATTGCtcagacatttaaaaaaaaatgtaaacaataatatttgtattgcattaaaaaaattacctctTTAAGTAAAATTCGTTTTCACTGtctcaaaatgttattttaaaaaataacatacaccTTGATAAACCAACTATCTTACCTTGTgctatgtttaaattttgatagtaGAAACTGATCAATTTCAatctagtaaattaatttattaatttcttgtataaaattaatttgtatttttattctaaatgcaaaaatgaataataataattcttggtgtattgcttataaatatttatttatactaatacttAAGAATCGAAATTATTTATGCATTCATTACTAAtgggaaaatattataatatcataatgctAATACAACCTTTTCTTTTTATCGATATAGgtcaaacaaaaatgttaatgtaGGTTAAACGATGActctataattgtattaaaacataaaatcaacaataaattatagttaactttaaaattgttacttcattatattgtattaacatgatattttttcaatattgctattctattaaaaaaaaaaaacaattttttaagagcaaaattattaaaatctatgtaCGTGTTGTagacataatttatagttaatgcaTAATTACATGTTATAACTTATGACTTTAAAAGCTGACAAAAATACTGAGAAACGGAAAATATTCGAACCGAATGTATGAAAGGTCAAGATAATGCATACTACAGTCTATTgacaaattacatattataataaaatatagaagtaGACTGTAAACATCACCTGCATTGGTTTTCAATAATGATTTGTTAAAAGTACAATAATACttgtcaattaaataaatagtttatgaaCGTgggtagatatatattttaggtataatattttattcacattcGTGTACCTTAATTTGCATAtgaatatttcgattttttatttttattttttatagttccCCCTCAgacaatatcattaaataatatcatagaatATTCATATTACGCTCCAGAATATATATGAATACTATTGAATAGGAAACCATAGTAAGAGgtttaaaatacatgtaaataaataaattataaattatcatttatctgaTATCACCAGGAGCGAGtggttacaattaaatattttgatatttttttttatcaaaccaagcaaatcataaatttaaataaaattaaatttcactgATAGATTTGAGTTTATACCagcgaatattttaaataaaagtcaaacaaatacaatacatcttatataatttaaagtactcaaaaaaagttattttggttcaaaaatatatattttttttttttagttgtcacaatgtattatatatgttacgtTAAATGTACGAATACCGGTTAAACCTAGAATAATTTACCGGTGAATCCTAGGTTTCGCTGAATACTGTTGGTAAATGTCCGAATTTCTGATTGCGAGTGAACAGTTGTGAGAGTGTTCCCACTTTTGTACCCAGGCGATAAAAATCACTCGCAATCAGTTCACCTTATGTGAAGAAAATTTTTTAGAATCGGCAATTATACcagataatgaataaattaaattggtatTCGACAAGCAGTATCGCAACTGTCTTTGACTGGTGGACAAGGACTAATAAGGtgtaattgtttgaaaaaatgtgTAACAAACAGATGTAAATGTCGATCCAAAAATTTATTGTGCAACTCGAGATGTCACAGTAGCCAAGTctgcacaaataaataatttaataatacaattattttaattataataaaaaataatataccagtaataaatgtacctagtacatttaatatgtcaatttttgcattactacttaataataataataataataaaataatatactaatatattagtcattaatgtactacctacctatatacttaaataataataattaataaccttgGTAAAAATGTTTGGACTTTTACTAACAGTGATTGTTTATCCTAAGATTTACCAAATCTCGTTTGTAAAGGCCGAACTACAAAAATCATTCGGGGTTTGACCAAAAGATGTTGTGTATCCTAGGTTTTACCGAAATCCATTGGTAAATGTCCGAAATTCAGACATTTACCAACAGTAGTCGGCGAAACCTAGGATTTACCGGTAAATTCTAGGTTTAACCGGTATTCGAACttttaccgtaacatatatataaataaaataaatataatttagaaattttaaaattgattaatcatttttttccgCAAAATTTTGTTGTTAATTTCTTGCTTGGTGATTGAAACTCCTAGATTTAAACATGTGAAAGAGAAACCTAGCTTTAATACACTAACAGaggcataaataatattaaattataaatatgcaatcaaaaaatatattattcatttaagataattatagtgaaagatatttgtattttaacatagctattttatatgtttttacaaaGTATGGTGCAAATTTAGGAAggttcagtaaaatattatattattattaaccctaGAATGCTAACCATTCGTTTGTTTGACGAATATgggaaattttaaatgttattgttgatacttaaaatatgtaatatttaatccaatattattacgCCTTCTTTGTATCTctcatatattatgttctatatatCATGCCAATAACGTTTGACGAAAAAAAAGacgaaatttgtttttttttacaataatattattaataataaagttttccaagagtttaattataatatttctgattTATTGAATTGAACCAATTAAAAATGGTTagatgttcataatatttatagtattcgtCATAAAGCCGAACGGTTAGAAATAAAGTCAAATAAGTAAGGTTAGTAATTTAtggttaaatattgaaaaatttagatcggcaatgaaaaaaataatgtataacttatatatattaataacatcatttaattgttaaaaacaatgaaataaatttacttgatctaaaaatctataataaaaaggAATCAcacaaactaaacatttttaaaattatcattgacgtaagaactaaattttatattattctccataatatcttgaaaccgTTTTTCCATCTAAACTCTAGAGTGCTGGTATAACGTATGTCTTAATGACCATAAAAAATGGATTGAgtccaaaaattaatttgtatttcatcATTAAGTCATTACAATACGTTTCTAATGTGATTTTAATGCgatacaattttatgtttgacTGCTGCTGTCCTTGTACAAGTAGGTAatcattcaaatataaaatattataatatggtgaaTATAGACTTAgtctagtaatataatattcatccaTAGTTGGGTTAAGGCACTCATACAAAAATTCACACTGTATAAAAAACCATATACTCTACTATAGGGTCCTTTCaactcttttaaaaatataacaacataaataaaataacatattaatatcaatatgtatGCAATAAAGCTATCAGATTTTacacaaatacattataaaatctttaattcaTAGATAAAATGTAAGATGAtgaataaaaacgattttttttattaattatattccctatatatatgttaattttattgtttttgtcaatatcataatttggtttatttactatacatcagcatattctttgatttttaatatgaaataataaaataatttccatttacaattataagaaataattattagtgaaaatattaatattatttttttaattataaaaataaaaactttgtataattgtataaattatatatttttaaacctcCTGGCTCCTTGTCTAATctagtatcatataatataataatatgttagtaactgtatattattacattatactccAATCTGTCAATCTGcgtaatttaattagtttttcgGTTATAGTTTTTCGACCGCATGAAAATGGAAAATCCAACGTACCGCAGCCAAGTGCAAGTGGTGAGGGGTGACTGTTTTCAGCCGAACATTGGCATAGACGAAGTTGATTTGAGAAGGATTGAGTCCAAAATAAATGCTATCATACACCTAGCGACGGCGAACACGTCCGATAATCACCCCTACTGCATGTTGCATATGGCTATCTGCACCAACGTCCGAGCCACCAGAGACTTGATTCTCCTAACGAAGCGTTTTCAAAATCTCAAGGTTAGGTCTGGTCTTTTTCGGTTAACTTATGACAAGGAGGGAGAGATTTTGAAGCAATTTTGTTGGAAGTACTtagatgatttttaattattttaccttacactaattgtatgtatttaaaatcaacttttaaaagcttagtttaacataataatccGTATTTATAAGGAATCCTCACGCCTTCATAAGTTTTTAAGACTGTATGTTATCTAGTTATCTAGTTAAACTGATAAAGGTTTCATAGTGCATTGATTACCAGGCCCAGGCTTACTCTCACACCAACAATTTTTGTTACTGTTCTACTCGTTGCTTTAAATGTGTAGACTGTAATTTCTAAAGAAATTGCACGAAATCCCCTATAAGGATCTCATCAAGTGCGTTTTATGCTTGGGGTCGCATCAGTGGCGTAACTACGATTTACAAGGCTCGCGACAGAACCTAgtctttgtaatttattatacatttttgtaagtcCTTGTTCCctgaaaagttaatattatttttcaagctGTTTCTTGTTTAATTGAAAGTAATACTAAGCCAATAAGGCGCTCATAATCGTTAATCTCTAAATTTTATCTGTTGGTATTATTGTAGAatgatttaaatagtaaaaaatataaatttggatttatattaaattaaaattaaatagtaattatttttcaattcaatagtattattgaaatgtttttcaTCGTATTTTCAATTTGATAGAGTTCTTTTTATACTCGTAGGCCCATCGAATAATTAACCTTATTGTTATACCATTAGGCTACATACAGGCTTATATAAAGGATAACCCTTTTACAAAACCCTAATTTAAActcataaatgatataaaatgctCAAAAACAATAATCGTTTCATCTCTACCTTTGTTGCAATTTTAGAAAGGTACCACTGCTtattccaataaaaaatataaacaattaaaagctAATATCacaactaatatagtaatactcCATCATTCACCATcagattaacaaaaaaatacaacctCTATATTTCTCAAATAACATAAGTTCATTATTAGCCCATTGGccataattattcttattaacaacaatattaaataatcgttTACTATCTACTATTTCCATTCTACGATAATAACACCttgtatcattttattatacttttcatgTACCTattaacttacataatattccATGTGTATGAATAATTgtcaagatataataattaaaaactgatttctatacatgataaaaaaataaaatgaatatatatatatatatatatatatgataatataatgaaaaagtaTAGAATTGATTTATAAcaacatcaaaaaataattaattagagtAAATATAGCAAATATTTGATGGCTCAATTGTATCATTGAATAgtctaatgaaaaaatattcatttgatGATTTCTACATAAGTCACGAAGTGTAAAAAGTGTTATACATTTTCATGAAATTGTCTGCCACTTTTCATAAAAAGGTCGATTTCACAAACAAGCTATACCTTGTAGgtatcatacataataaataataataatatgttggaaaaattaaatttagatgtCATGTGCCTTATGACTAGAGCGCAGATTTCTATgcttttgcatattttttccttttaatatttttggatttttgtcagttatctccacgaatcatcataatttgaaattaactgtgaatttttttttttgcatatttatatatatttaaatgttattgcatatttttgcatattttggtaaaattaaaaatgtattgcataTAAGCTATGAccgattatttttctataataataatactaattattattattgtataatgtaaattaatgtatatcataatatagttctattttcacttatttattcgtgtttatattttttcgtgCCTTTTCTGCAGGCATTTGTTTACATGTCGTCCTTGTTCACTAACCCTTCGATTTTGGACGTGTATGAACAATTTTACAATTCCCCGATACCTGCGTCCACCGTCATCCAGATGGTTGAAGCTCTTCCCGATTATATCCTGAACCAAGTAACTTCGGGGTAAGTTCaatgactattatttttaaatttaaggaaAGTATAATTCTGACATTTTATTAATCgttattggttataatatattgacttttaatttttgaatagagactaaactatgttttatacgtAGTTTTATAATCTAACGTAGAATTTTTCATGAATACTTTgatttgtgtttattataatacacgtgaatattaatcattattaagtaaaaaatataattaaataatttacagtattttacactatttacacctcgtatttcttttaattattatttagcttgTATAAGGAATTTAAAtgctttcaaataaaataaaaataatataaaaatattaatacatatttatttattcggtatttatttagatataaaatatgaaagtataataatgatttgctttacatcataaaattaaaaatatatttttaataaatactcgtatttattattataataatttaaaattaatatttataccatattacattaaaaatagaaaaataaataaatcaaacattttacaatGTATCTAtagaatatatgtttatattttattaatatacttagaaTTACTATTTtccgtattttttttgttttttttcgattattttacTCTTGGAGTACCTACTAGATCTAATTTTCTACTAGAAACTactctcaaagttgaaaatcaaagcatataaaaaatataatactcattgtaaaattaatagatttatcgCTCCgctcaacatttaaaatataaaaataaatatcgaaatagtaatataaacgtatatttattacaatagttatttttattatctacgttctatataataatattacgtgttcTATAGGCTTGTGTCCGAATGGCCAGATGTGGTTACGTTTACCAAAGCGTTATCAGAGCAAATAATTCAATCAGCCGGACCAGAGCTACCCGCGTGTATCATTCGACCAGGATTTGgtaaagtattatattgtttaactaaattattacattaattgtatgcagtatatatgtatgtatgcaaAACTtactctttataataatatatattgaaatgtttatagaTTGAGATATCTATACACCCTAATAATAGcaaagaattaattttataacagaccaaaaaaataatttattcgtgtttttagaaaaaaatttgaatttttactataaataagtttattttatttgaaaagatCAAATAAAACATCTTTATGAATAACAACTAGGTTGATAACCtgcttattattatcaatattatataactttaaaaaattagttagtATTGCAATAAGGATAAACaagttttttaaatcataatgacgtgttgtattatatttttgtatgaaaatattggcaaaatagttttttttatacctagttTTAGGTGgctttttgacaaaaaatatatcatcgtCACAGTCAAGTAGCTTGTGAGATatgactaatataaataatgtatagttttatctatattaatttatgagtaaatTGTTAGTTAGtggcgtatttttttttttttttttttttgagggaaGTATTCTCCTTGTTTGAacactttttttgtttaaaaaaattacttattgtattagtATGTGTATTACTCatgcctataaaaatataaatatttatatccaaaCTGCAAAAgtgaaatttgttttattaggtTCGATGATATGTTTTAGAAACACATGTATGAATAACACCTACCTATATGTAGTAGGAAAAATTAGTTTCAAGAAAAATGTATCTAATAAATGTCggcgaaaataatattataaccttatCAAAAAGGTGGGTACGTGCCAAGTGTGTACCTCACTGATGGGGCGGGACTCTTTTCGCCTAAAAATGACCCTTCGCTTTTCGCCCAAGAATATTATAGCATTttttgacaacatttttataatacatactttgggaatcactttattatttatttgtgtaggtTAGTTTTACAAAGCCATTTAGCACTATCCAGAGGGCAGAGAGTACCACGAGGAGGCGGCTTTTATTAATctccaaaaatatattgtgtatttatagatattataaattcaaaaataaaaatatcaccaatgacatttaattgttataaattatacatttaataactgtaatttgatgatttatatttttttatattagcattttttttttgaatttataatatctaaaaatacacaatatatttttggagAGTAATAAAAGCTGCCTCCTTGTGGTACTCTCTGTGTAATGGTAAATAGCTTTATAAAACTAatcacacaaataaataataaaatgattctcaaagtgtgtattataaaaatgtggtcAAAAGTGCTATAGTATTCTTAGACGAAAAGggaaagtagttttaaaatatttgggctAAAAGATACATGGGCGAAAAGCGAAGGATCATTTTTGGGCGAACAGAGTCTTGCCCCTCTCATGTGTTTATTGGGTCACTGTAATGaacgtattaaatttgaattcaatgatagatgaatattaatatgatatatcattgtatacgaaaaaaaattttgaatggaAACAGTTAGTCAGTctctataaataactaaataagtgtattttatgatatgttTTATGCTATAGCAGCTataccataaataaataacaagctatactataactattaagtatttattttactattagtattacagtagggtgatttaatttttgccaatatcattgtatttgttatattattaatatttatttattataatttataacaataataagtagggaatggatttaaatgctctaaaaacaagaaaaaatcattaaaaagtacgatttaatgcactcgtaacagatttttttttaaaacgcatTAAAAATgctattagaattatttttaacttggaAAAATTCTTATTCTTGTTAATTATTCGTCtaattacatgtatatatgtgtcTAAGTGTCTACATAAATTAACTTTGTGCTTTTAAAATCCGTtccctaataataaatataatattttatgcaatattatattattgttattaatttttgaatcaatATTCCCTTATCATAAGTcagtaaaataagtttaaaagtaTCATTTTAAATGAATTGATAAATGTTCAAGTATTTTTACCCTGTTGTgattttatcgatattattggaaaaatatttcaaattacaaatgcctataaataactcaaaaagattcaaaatattttgaagaatttactgtagaaaataataatataaacatttggtagaAATTTCAAGTACATtcctattagttattattttgaataacgacaataaaataaaattgagttgttgattactaattttgcttaaaagttcttatttttcaattaatttatttttaggctattttataaaacattggaaatatttgaattttaactttCCAAAAGTAcgaattatattaagttttctaCTAGAAATTATccctaaaagttttaaattaaaatatttttattgtcccGAAAGGCAATTTTATCGGGTTTCATATAGTGAATATTGTAAATACGTAAAGAGACATTGGATCGAAATTAACATTACAGGCTAATATAgcgtagtattatagtattatttatatatgaatgAGAGGATGACGTATAACGGTGTGCTACTAAGTGTTGAATGTATTATTGACGAACAGAATTTGAAttctaatagattttttttattttctgcaGTCTTGGGCACGGCTAATGAACCGATAGCTGGTTGGATGAACGATTTGAACAATTTGACCGGTTGTGCGCTAGGTTCTGGTCTCGGCCTGGTACGGGTTTTTCACGGACCTAGTAGCGTTAACGCTGAAATCGTACCCGTTGACATGCTGGTTAATCTTCTTCTGGTGGCATGCTGGGAGTTAATTGGTAATAGGTATGTGTATGTATGTTGAGTGTGCTCGTTCGATTTGTGATGAAagtcaaacaataatttatcagaaTCCCTTACCATTAGTTAATACCACTGTTATTGCAAATGGATGAAGTTTATtatacttcatttttatttatacgtattaacTAGTATACactatgcattttttaaatctgtacaCATCCAATTTCAAACTACCGACTTTTTAACGGTCTTcactataatatagaaatttatttattaattgacactttaataatatatatatatatatatatattataaatatatatacatatatatatttttgttacataatattttttattcaatctgTTATACAAGGAACAATAAGAAAaactgatgaaaaaaataaataaaaaatgacagATTATACTGATAGTAAAGGCCTCCCAGAGGtactatgaatatataatatgtaaatatataaattgataaatgtatGGTTGACAGGACGGACGTCGTCAACGAAGAAGTACCCAAAGACACAGTTAACACTTTGATTTACAATTATGCTTCGTCTAATTTTAAACCATGCTCTTGGAATCAGTTGGgagaaaagttttttaaaaatgaaaaaaacgtTTCATCACCAAACTttgtaattataacatatttatttgataattataaatcactTTCTCcgataattattcatttaaatttatatttcaaaaatctgTATCATTATTGTTTTCAGTTTTGGATGCCGTTTTATTATGTTACTAatagcatatttatttattggttaatGACGTTTTATTTACACACTGTTCCGGCCAAAGTTGTGGATTTGTTCATCTGGCTTATAGGAAAAGAACCCAGGCAAGTTTGCCAAGTTTCAAgctattcatataatttttgtatgctTTAATTTTCGATCACATATCActcgaatactttttttttatttatagactgAATGAGTTTTATAAACGAGTGCATACAGCAGCTAAAAATTTAAGTTCGTATCAACAAATGCACGTTAGATACCATAATCACAACGTCAAAAACTTAATGAACAAATTATCGTCGAGAGACAAAATGTTGTTTGACTTCGATATGAGCATACTGTCGTGGGATGACTATTTTCATAAGTATTTGAAGGGCCTTCGGGTATATTTAATGGGAAATCCCTTGCATATGCCcggaacaaataataatacactgaaCAGgtacagaaattaatttttaataatgataaaccaGAGaaggtaataacaataaatcatgATCGTGGTGGTAAAATttcaattcaacaaaataaataagtac includes:
- the LOC132920159 gene encoding fatty acyl-CoA reductase wat-like isoform X1, with amino-acid sequence MEGGDIFIQDFINDLQEFPESQIQKCFRGSGILITGGTGFVGKVLIEKLLRSCRDLNTIYLVVRQLNGQNPNERVKEMFTSPFFDRMKMENPTYRSQVQVVRGDCFQPNIGIDEVDLRRIESKINAIIHLATANTSDNHPYCMLHMAICTNVRATRDLILLTKRFQNLKAFVYMSSLFTNPSILDVYEQFYNSPIPASTVIQMVEALPDYILNQVTSGLVSEWPDVVTFTKALSEQIIQSAGPELPACIIRPGFVLGTANEPIAGWMNDLNNLTGCALGSGLGLVRVFHGPSSVNAEIVPVDMLVNLLLVACWELIGNRTDVVNEEVPKDTVNTLIYNYASSNFKPCSWNQLGEKFFKNEKNVSSPNFFWMPFYYVTNSIFIYWLMTFYLHTVPAKVVDLFIWLIGKEPRLNEFYKRVHTAAKNLSSYQQMHVRYHNHNVKNLMNKLSSRDKMLFDFDMSILSWDDYFHKYLKGLRVYLMGNPLHMPGTNNNTLNRLITIHYNFIISICVLIVMYTIYFYY
- the LOC132920159 gene encoding fatty acyl-CoA reductase wat-like isoform X2 gives rise to the protein MEGGDIFIQDFINDLQEFPESQIQKCFRGSGILITGGTGFVGKVLIEKLLRSCRDLNTIYLVVRQLNGQNPNERVKEMFTSPAFVYMSSLFTNPSILDVYEQFYNSPIPASTVIQMVEALPDYILNQVTSGLVSEWPDVVTFTKALSEQIIQSAGPELPACIIRPGFVLGTANEPIAGWMNDLNNLTGCALGSGLGLVRVFHGPSSVNAEIVPVDMLVNLLLVACWELIGNRTDVVNEEVPKDTVNTLIYNYASSNFKPCSWNQLGEKFFKNEKNVSSPNFFWMPFYYVTNSIFIYWLMTFYLHTVPAKVVDLFIWLIGKEPRLNEFYKRVHTAAKNLSSYQQMHVRYHNHNVKNLMNKLSSRDKMLFDFDMSILSWDDYFHKYLKGLRVYLMGNPLHMPGTNNNTLNRLITIHYNFIISICVLIVMYTIYFYY